ACAGAACGAAAAATATGCTCTGGTAGGCAGCAGAGTCGTGGAGAAAAGTGAAGTTCACAAAAGACCTTCGTACATAGGCCATTGTTTCAACTCATAGTCTAGGCCTTGCCGGACTCCTCACAAGTCGGTAGACTGAAGGTGATGAAAGTGACGCAATGCACCTGGCACATGTTGTCGAAGCCGTTGATAAGGACATAGCCGTCAAGGTACTCCTTcttgacctcctccacctccttgagCACCTGTGTGGCGTCAGTGCACCCGAACATAGGCAACTTCCACTTTGTCCGGTATCAGCCATCATAGTACCCAGGGGAGTTATTGTGCTCACGGAAGACGAAGCTGACCTTGCTGAAGTCGAGGCAGGGCACCCACTTGGAGCGGATCAGGTAGTTGACCTGCGTAAGGAGGGCCTCTATGGAGAGGGGTGGCAAGTAAGACAGGGTCTCAAACTTCTTCATGCCCTCGATCAGCCAAACCCAATTAGATGGATTTAACACAATTGATAAACGCTTGAAGCCTAAATTAATTATACTGACATTTTAAGAAAGACCTAGCCATAAGGCAAAAATTACTCCTTATGGACATGTCTGCGTTAGTCAACCACTCAACTACCAATGCAGACCTAAGTGCAAGCCTATGCCTTGCACTTAAAAGGAAAAATAGAATAATCATTGGGGTTTAAGAATTCAAAACAAAGAAAGTCTTGCACGGATGACCATTAGGCAATGGAGATGGCCTTGTAATCGATGCTAACACAAGGAGAAGGCATCGACATGCAACTAGGATGCACACAGACCTATGAATAAATGAAAGCTCTCCCAAGGACTAAGTGGgggtgcgtccaacttgcttgctcatgaagagctAGAGCATTTGAGCAATCTCGTCATGAAGACATAGAGGGAAAGTTCTATAATATAAATTCTCCACCTAGTATAAAACATAAAGCTCATGAAACTTTAATTAGATGCTAAGACCAACAAAAGATCTTTAGTAAGGGTCTCTGACAAGAATATGCTTCATCCTATTTTACTAGGAGAAACCGATAGAGATGATAGTATTGGCATGGAAAACAaaccatatttttttgtatttatAAGTAAAGAAACTGAAATTTGTAGCTGCCAATCAGGGGATCTTAATGTCAAATATTGAATTCATACACCCACTACCTGTGAGACATATCCATTGCAGTGCCAAATAAAGAATCTTTTTTGCGAATTAACAGCAAGACAATGGTCCGCTTGTTGTATATAATAATTATCACACCAGTGTTGTATATGTAGCCGGTGCTAGAGTTTACACATGCATGCTCCACAACCTATGTTTGTACATACACAGATCATACAGAACAAAAATTATGCTTAGGTCGGAAAGCAGAGTCGTGGAGAAAAGTGAAGTTCACGAAATATCATATATAGGCCATTGTTTTAACTCGTAGTAAGGCCTTGACAGACTCAAAACCAGGTGGCCCGAAGGTGATGAAGCTGACGCACTACACCTGGCGCAGGTTGTCGAAGCCGATGATGCAGACATAGGCGTCAGGGTACTCCTTcttgacctcctccacctccttgagCACCTTCTTGGTGTCGGTGCACCCAAAGATAGGTAGCTTCCACATTGTTTAGTATTAGCGGTCATAGTACCCAGGGGACCTATTGCGCTCACGGAATATGAAGCCAATGTTACTGAACTCGAGGCAGGGCACTCACTTGGAGGGGATCAGGTAGTCGACCTGCTTGAGGAGGGCCTCCATGGAGAGGGATGGCAAGTGACAGGATCTCGAACTTCTTGATGCCCTCGATCGGCCAAACCTGATTAGATGGAACGAACACAATTGATCAACACTTAGTGCTTAAAATAATTATATTGGCAATTTAGGAAAGACCTAGCCATAAGGCAAAAAATTACACCTTATGGGCATGTTTGCATTAGTCAACCACTCAACTACCTATGCAGAGCTAAGTGCAAGCCTATGCCTGACATTTAAAGCGAAAATAGATTAATAATTGGAGTTTGAGAAGTAAAACCCAAAGGAATTAGACTATATATGCGGCTATTTGAACGTGTGTTCTTAAAAAAAATTGGGGTTGGATGTACGAGGGCAGCGTTGGATATTTTTTTTTGTGGAATACCTTCCAACTTCCATCCTTCTGAATGGTGTGCCTGGTAGGCCATTCCAATGGGAGCCTGGAATTCATCTGGGTGACCCACTGTTACTACTTCTATTTTTCTTGGCAGTGGATTTACTTCAACCTATTCTCAGTGACATGTATCATCATGGGGAGCTATCTTTTCCAATTCCATCTCATGTTCTAGACTATCCAATTGATCCTCAACTTCTTGACCTAAAATAAATTTTACAATTTTGTCTAATATAAATCCACTCATTTGAAAGTGAATTTTCATAAATCCTCCATGGTGCTTATAAATATGATTGGTGATGAAGCTTCTTGTTGGCCAGTTTGTTTGAGTATAAACTGGGTAAGATGCCTTTCACTTACATGTTTTACCTATGGGTAACACTAGGCCCAAGATGCATGACTTAATTCCTTTCGTTGATAGAATGAAAAGGACATTGGCAGCTAGCTCTTCTCTGCTTTCACAAGGTGCTAGGTTGAAACTTTTGAGGTCTGCCATTTCATGTGTTCCAAACAACTGAACATAATTGAGCAGAATGTTTCTAGCGTGGCAACGCTGATAGCCCAAAGCAACCATTGGCGACATGTCATCTGGTATGTAAACCAAAGGAGAATGGTGGTAAGGGTATCATTAACCGTCATATTCGGGACCAAGCTCTGCTTACAAAATACTTGCGCAAATTTTATAACAAAGCTCACGTTCCATGGGTaaatttgatattgatttcttacTATCATGGAGTTTTACCAGATGCAATAGTCCTttgtggctccttctggtggatGGATCAGTACAGGGCCATCTCTTCAATGGAAATTAATATGAGCGGCTCTGCCCTGTTCTTGTCAGATGCCTGGTTGATTGAGGGATCTTCTCGACGTCTTCGACATCATTTGGAAAGGCTCCTTTCTTTGCCTTGGATGACAACATTTCTATTTAAGATTTTATAGAAACACTTGATTGGGCCACTCTTTTACACCTACAATTACTCCTGAGGCATTGGATGAATTGTAACCTCTGGATGGTTGGTTACATAGCCTTCAACGTAACCCAACCTTGCCTTGTTTGTTCTTGGTTAGGAGGATCATTTTCTGCCAAGAGCTTCTACTGCATGATGCACAAGCACATGCCCACTGATGAACCTTGCAAATGGATATGACaatgcaccatgaagatcaagaTCTTTGCTTAGATCCTATTGCTTTATTGGTTGAACGCTCGGAACATGCTTCTTAGAAGGCACTGGCATTCTCCTCGGGATGAAACCCATTGTGCTCACATGAGGAAAGAGACCACTTATTATTCTCCTATAATTTGAGTCAAAGGATTTGGATTTATTTGTAGATTGGTTGGAGCCCTTGACGAAACACTAGACAATGTATTGATGCTGCCTGTAAACGATTTTGGACACCCTTTGTTTCTTTGAAGTGGTGTTCTCTTGGAACCAATATTTATATTATTCGAAATGGCAAGATCTTCGTAGTGGAGAGGCCAACCTTTCCCGCTTGGTTTTGTTAATTTGTACAAGACATCTCTTCTTGCACATAGAGTTAAGGCTTGTATCAAACCAAAGCTCCTCGTTTGGATTAGTAACCTCCATTAGAGAAATAGGTAAGTAGGTAAgtgttgtttttccttttttccttggtTTCTTTTGTAAATATTTTTGCTTCCTTTTGTTTTCATCGAATAAAGGACTGTATAGCTGTTGCTCCATAGTAGTTCAAATCCGAGATTTTTCTTGATTTTCACAAGTATGATTGCAATCCTTCACAAATAGCCCATGCAAAAGTTCCATAATAAGTTTTGAATGCTATTGTTATATCGAGTTCAGTTAGATGCTTATTATACTGACCAACAAAAGTTCTTTAGTAAGGGTCTCTGAGAAGAATATTTTTCATTCTATTCTACTAGCAAAAaccgatgaagaagatgatggtagTTACATGGAAAAGAAACcacaatttttttgtatttttttaaacTCAACTTTTGATTTGATATAAGTAAACAAACTGAAATTTGTAATtgccaatcaggaaatcttaatGTCAAATACTGAATTCTTCCACCAACTAGCTGGGAGACATATCCATTGCAGTGCCAAATAAAGAAAGTTTTCCGAGAATTAACAGCAGGACAATGGTCCGCTTGTTGTATATAATAAATATCACACTGGTGTTGTATATGTGTAGCCGGTGCTAGAATTTACATATGCATGCTCCACAACCTATGTTCGTACAAACACAGATCATACCGAAGGAAAAATATGCTCTGGTCGGGAAGCAGAGTCCTGGACAAAAGTGAAGTTCACAAAAGACAATCATACATAGGCCATTGTTTTAACTCGTAGTTTAGGCCTTGCCAGACTCCTCGCAACCCGGTGGCCTGAATGCGATGAAGCTGACGCACTGCACCTGGCGCAGGTTGTCGAAGCCGATGACGCGGACATAGGCGTCAGGGTACTCCTTCTTGACCTcctccacctcgttgagcacctGCGTGGCGTCGGTGCACCCGAACATAGGCAGCTTCCACATTGTCCAGTATCGACCGTCGTAGTACCCGGAGGAGCTGTTGTGCTCACGGAAGACGAAGCCAACCTTGCTGAACTCGAGGCAGGGCACCCACTTGGAGCGGATCAGGTAGTCGACCTGCTTCAGGAGGGCCTCCGTGGAGAGGGGTGGCAAGTAAGACAGGGTCTCGAACTTCTTGATGCCCTCAATCGGCCACACCTGAATGAATGGAAATTGTGGAATGCACACAACTGCTTAACACTTGGTGCTAGTAAATTGTACGTACAGAGGAAGAAACTCATATCAGTTTTGTGCCTCGAGTCTCGACATACCTGCATGCACCTGATCCTTCCGCCATTGCTGACGCGGCCGAGGCTGCCGCTGGAGCGGCGGCTGACGGGGAGACCGGCTGTGGACTTGAGCCCCTGGAAGGGTGCGACGGTGGTAGCCGACGAAGCCATCACGGCGGGGGCCATGGTATTGTATTATCGGAGGAGAGGAGGATGCCGGCTACAGGTGAGGCCACCATTGCCGGGTCACTACGGTATATATAGCCAGACACTTAGCGTCGTTTCTTTGGTACAGATGTGGTTGGGGTGGCTGACGTTCTCTGGTTGCCTCGTTTCCTTATCTTCTCCGGATCAGTGGAAGAAGCATGGCCGTCGGATGCGTTGTGTGTGCTGGAAATTTCAGTCCTTCATGTCATTGGCTGGCTGCCACACAACCTTTTTCCAGCTTTTCTTGTTTTTGGTTTCATTTAAAGCCAAAAGTTTCTTGAGTACAAATTTTCTGAGATGCGACTTGAGTGGTGCGGGCAAAATATTTTACATTTTATCATAAGATCTGATGGCTCACTCTCTCGAAAGTATGCCCATAGGCGtagagtgtgcgtgtgtgcatttatAGGGGTTGTTGTACATGTGTGTATGTGAACGTCTACATTTGTACACCGTTTCTCAAAATAAAATATATGTTTTGTTGGTACAATTAATTGAACTAGCATAGTAACCGTCCACACGCAGAACAAGTTCTTTCCCCTCTCGCAAGGCAACTATTGAAAGCTTTCCAGCCCTCTATATCCGCCAGTGAGCCCGTGGATCCGCCTCCCCTCTGCCGGAAGGGGGATTCCTGGTGCCTCAGCTCTGGCTAGTAGATAAGTAGGGTTTTTAGTCCTCATAGGTGAGGCTCTTGGACGGATGGCAGCCCTTCTTCTTCGAGCCAATCTTTCGGGATCCGATCCTCTTCAAGTTCCTCTGTCTAGGGAGCTCCGACGTAGATTCTTGCCAGCTCCTCAGGCGGCGAGGTTAGGATTTCTCGTCATGCGTATGCACAATGAAATTTGTGTCAGGTTCTTTAGATCGATTCAGGGATTCAACGGCGGCGACTGCGGCTCCAGAGCActagtccttaggggcacgtgcatgaagacttcctggctgtcatcgacaaggtcaaggtaGCTCTAGAGTGGGAGCAACGACAACGGTGCTTTAGTGGCTCGTCTCTATGCGTAGGAACGAAAAGAAAGCCCTATATCTCGACTTTTTGACAACTCTCTGTGACAATGGGATTGAGCTACTCCATACCTTGTTTTAAACACTACTGGGTAGGAACGAAAAGCTCTATATCTCAACTATTAACACATATGGCTAAATCTGTACCTTGAATTATAGGATATGCCAATCGGTCAGTGGTGGGCGGTCTCTCACATACATTGTCTCTCAAGTAGGGCTGCAAATGAGACGAGTTCGAGCGAGTTGGACTTGACTCAGCTCAACTCATATTAAAATTCGAGCAAGCTCAAACTGAGTGAAGCTCAAGGTCAAGCTGTAGAACATGACTCATGCTCAacttgtaacgatctcgagtcgatctcgagctagtttcgagtTAAATGAGATGATAAAATTTATAAATTTTATGACCATTATTCCAACTAGATAAGCACAACATGACATAAAAAAGCACAAAAAATATTATTCCAATCAGAACAATGATAATACAATTTTCTTTTGAAATGATACAAATTTTGTTAGAAGTAGTTTAACTTATTCTATCACAACCGAAAGTCTAGTATCAACGTAAGATAACGATTCACGACATATATATAATTGCGAAAACGAAGGTGCATATGCTGGGAACTTTTGCTAGAAACAACAAAATATTTAACACATGGTCGACCACATACCATAATAAGGCCTAAATTTTCTCTACAACTAATTAAGCTTCGATGTTTGTTTGTAAATGAAATGGAGAAAAATCCTGGATGGCACATATGGTATTAAATTATCATATTTTCATTTATTATATGGCatgatcatttaacataatgatattatgCCGAGCTATCGAGCTAAAACCGAGCGAGCCAGTATTGGCTCAAGATCGGCCCGTTTCTCGACTGAGCTATAGAAAGTGTTTGTACTCAACTCGTTTCTTTTCAAGTCGAGTCAAAAATCGAGTCGATCTCGAGCCGCTCACGAGCCTCAAGCTTTTCTTACAGCCCTACTCTCAAGCAGTGTCATGTTGAGACAACTCAATCATCCTACTTTCCATCCCATATGAGCGGCAGATAACGGAAAGACATTAATATCACAAGGCCTGGACCGGAGGCAATAAGTTGTATGGACAACCATGAAGCCTAGAATAATTATGTTCCTCTCATGATATCGATGCCCTGGCACCTGGAGGTCTCTCGATTTGCGCCTCGAGTTGAACTTCTCCAACTACACCAATTGATCGGATGGCTCCAATCACTAAATTACCGCAAGAGTAAATAATACCATGAAGAGGAAAAACAGGAATAGACGATGCATATCAAATAACCGCTTACTAGCTGACCGACCCATAGCCAACGATTACTCAAATAACATCACATATAAAAGGGTTTAAGAGTTGTTACAACCCATTACGGAGACTGTGATGGGGGACGAGAAGGGGTATGGGTGAGGGCGGAGTGGCGACGGCGGCGCTTCTCCAGCATTGCCTCCTTCAAGGTTGCAATGATGGAGATGGAGGCTTGGCACAGCCCTCAAGTGTTTTTTTATGTCGATGGCAGCTGGACGTATGGATCGTGTCCCCGAGTGGCTAGGGTTGGAGGTGTATTTATAAGAACTCTCCCAAAGCCTCCTTCGTTGATgtagcatctctactttgatccaAGTGCTCTACGTGAGCCAAATATTTCCCAAAACCTCCCTTGATGGCAAAGAAAGTAGTAGGAACGAACCGGGACAAAATCCTCAAAGAATCCCCGTCTGAAAGGGCAACTTTCGGGCTTGTCTAGGCGTAATACGAGCACTGGTACATCCTTTTTTTTATGTATCAAAGGTCGTTGAACGCTTTGGACTCTTTGGTAAAACCGCCGTAACTTTTACATCCGGACTCTATTTTTGACGTTCATGTGCTCGTTGGAATCACGATAACGGCGCCGATGCACCTGTGGTATTACATATTGATTTTGAGCACTTTGGAAAACAACTTTTTTCACTCTCCGAAATGCCCAAGTCTGGTGTCTCGATGTCCTTCGTTTGGATCCTTTTCATTGTGTTAAGTGCGTGAGAGTTCCACATTACGTACAAACACACAAAGAAAAATAATACTAATAAGAATAAATATTATGCAATGCTCGCGCTGAAAATGTTAAATACTGCCATACTGGAGATCATGCATATGGACATGCAATTGTGGCTCAATGGCACATGCTATACGGAGATAATAGGCGACAAATGAGCTCTAAACGTGTGTAAAAATAGGTGCCATCACTTGGATCAACGAGATATTATCTTGTGGAACACCTTCCATCCTTTTGAAGGGTGTGCCTAGTAGGTAATTCCAATGAAAACATGGGATCCACCAGGGTGACCCACCGTTACCACTTCTATTTTTCTTGGCAGTGGATTTACTTCAGTCTATCCTCAGTGACATGTATCATCGTGGGGAGCTCTTTTTTTCAACCCATCTCATGATCTAGACTCTCCAATTGTGCAGTATGTTAATGATATGTTGTTGATTATGCTGGATATTGATTCTCAGCTTATTGACCTAAAAGAAATGTTACAACTTTTGTCTAAATCCACTTGCTTGAAAGTGATTTTTTGTAAATCCTCCATGGTTCTTATAAATGTGATTGACGATGAAGCTTCTCATTGTCCAGTTTGTTTGAGTGTTAACAGGGTAAGATGCCTTTCACTTACCTGGTTTACCTATGGTTAACACTAGGCCCAAGATCTAGGACTTAATGCCTTTGGTTGATATAATGAAAATGAAATTGGCAGCTAGCTCTTCTATGCTCTCACAAGGTGCTAAATTGAAACTTTTGAGGTCTGCCATTTCATCTATGCCGATATACTATCTTTGTAGTCTCTAGACTCCCCCTGGAATTAAACAACTGGAGAGAATTGAGTAGAATATCTCTGGCGTGGCAATGCTGATAGCTCAAATCAACCATTCGTGATATGTCATCTGGTATGTAAACCAAAGGAGAATGGTGGTATCGGTATCATTAACCGTCATATTCAAGACCAACCTTTGCTTACAAAACACTTGCGCAAATTTCATAATAAAGCTCATATTCCATGGGTAACTTTGATATAGATTTCTTACTATCATGGAGTCATACCCGACGCAACAGTCCTTTGTGGCTCTTTCTGATGGAGGGATATTTTGGAACTTAACGATCAGTACATGGCAATCTCTTCAATCAAAGTTAATATTGGCAACTTTGCCTTGTTCTTGTCTGATGCTTGGTTGATTGAGGGATTTTCTCTACCTCTTCGACATCGTTTGGATAGGCTCTTTTCATTGCCTTGGATGACAAAATTTCTGTTAAAGATTTTAAAGAAACCCCTGATCGGGCCACTCTTTTGCACCAG
This region of Triticum aestivum cultivar Chinese Spring chromosome 2D, IWGSC CS RefSeq v2.1, whole genome shotgun sequence genomic DNA includes:
- the LOC123051262 gene encoding ribulose bisphosphate carboxylase small subunit, chloroplastic 1-like; protein product: MAPAVMASSATTVAPFQGLKSTAGLPVSRRSSGSLGRVSNGGRIRCMQVWPIEGIKKFETLSYLPPLSTEALLKQVDYLIRSKWVPCLEFSKVGFVFREHNSSSGYYDGRYWTMWKLPMFGCTDATQVLNEVEEVKKEYPDAYVRVIGFDNLRQVQCVSFIAFRPPGCEESGKA